Proteins from a single region of Acidianus ambivalens:
- a CDS encoding MFS transporter, with product MDFSEIDFSKWTKAHWSLFSSLAVGFFMWGIIASIAPIFYPQVNQVWFLVVPIIAQLVGDLAISRLSDIRLGRKGTFFLTMGLYGTGALIIFGVSQAVVSGVISTSSPVFLPLVVLGIILGYLGIEGEVPTALSYAGETMPLSLRETMLVFLPNFDNMGAMVAAAISYLTYYLSSSYLLELRTLGILAIVMVGFAIVMRYLTPESVRWLVKAGKREEAEKEIEKYFSGAEVRHVTPRGVNEVSLGFRYAFLSIIGVSQYLTYGLMAYTIADYYFKGIVVDEIVFIANLGASIAGIIASFLVKYIPTRKFAVFSFLGGTLTMIPILLLISGLVPFSLGVFYVLLLFNMAFSEFGWATRTVLEPLLMPIKSRAFYIGLIRVAPMLAYAGSLYLTSGFSSTQFVIYNLGLWALGLGGSLAWYYKGYDTNMIPIEETAGDTTYRVK from the coding sequence ATGGACTTTTCAGAAATTGATTTTTCTAAGTGGACGAAAGCTCACTGGTCCTTATTCTCATCACTAGCTGTAGGATTTTTTATGTGGGGGATTATAGCGTCAATCGCTCCAATCTTTTACCCGCAAGTTAATCAAGTTTGGTTTTTGGTAGTCCCAATAATTGCTCAGCTAGTTGGCGACTTAGCGATTTCTCGCCTTTCCGACATAAGGTTGGGAAGAAAAGGGACCTTTTTCCTTACTATGGGGCTTTACGGTACTGGGGCTTTAATTATATTTGGAGTATCTCAAGCAGTAGTCTCTGGAGTAATCTCTACTTCCTCTCCAGTCTTTTTGCCTTTAGTAGTCCTAGGTATAATCCTCGGTTATCTAGGGATAGAGGGAGAAGTTCCAACTGCTTTATCTTACGCTGGTGAAACTATGCCACTTTCATTAAGGGAGACGATGCTAGTATTCTTACCTAATTTTGACAACATGGGTGCAATGGTTGCTGCAGCAATATCTTACTTGACATACTATCTTTCTTCATCTTACCTTTTAGAGTTGAGAACTTTGGGAATTCTCGCAATTGTAATGGTGGGCTTTGCAATAGTCATGAGATATTTAACGCCTGAAAGCGTTAGATGGTTGGTTAAGGCTGGAAAGAGGGAAGAAGCTGAAAAAGAAATAGAGAAATATTTTTCTGGTGCAGAGGTAAGGCATGTAACACCCAGAGGGGTTAATGAGGTTTCTTTAGGTTTTAGATATGCATTTCTTTCTATTATAGGAGTTTCGCAATACTTAACTTATGGTTTAATGGCTTATACTATTGCTGACTATTATTTTAAAGGAATTGTTGTAGATGAGATAGTCTTCATTGCAAATTTAGGAGCCTCAATTGCAGGAATAATAGCTTCTTTCCTAGTTAAATACATACCCACAAGGAAATTTGCTGTATTCTCCTTTCTAGGAGGTACTTTAACAATGATACCAATACTATTATTAATCAGCGGATTAGTTCCATTCTCTCTAGGCGTGTTTTACGTGCTCTTACTCTTTAACATGGCTTTTAGTGAATTCGGCTGGGCAACTAGGACAGTTCTAGAACCGTTATTAATGCCAATAAAATCTAGAGCGTTCTATATCGGATTAATTAGAGTAGCACCCATGCTAGCTTATGCCGGGTCACTTTACTTAACTTCTGGTTTTTCATCTACTCAATTCGTAATATATAATCTTGGCCTTTGGGCTTTAGGACTTGGTGGGAGCTTAGCCTGGTATTATAAAGGTTACGATACTAATATGATACCTATAGAAGAGACAGCTGGAGATACGACGTATAGAGTAAAATAA